A region from the Magnetococcales bacterium genome encodes:
- a CDS encoding NifU family protein, translating into MQDKVLKVLEEVRPFLQRDGGDVEFVEITPENVVNVRLRGACGTCPGAIQTLKGGIERLMKERIPEVVSVESVP; encoded by the coding sequence ATGCAAGATAAAGTGCTGAAAGTTTTGGAAGAGGTCCGCCCCTTCCTGCAACGGGATGGAGGGGATGTGGAGTTTGTCGAAATCACCCCTGAAAATGTCGTCAATGTACGACTGCGGGGCGCTTGCGGCACCTGCCCCGGCGCCATCCAGACCCTCAAGGGTGGTATTGAGCGGCTGATGAAGGAGCGGATTCCCGAGGTGGTTTCCGTGGAGAGCGTGCCCTGA